One genomic window of Candidatus Kuenenia stuttgartiensis includes the following:
- a CDS encoding sulfotransferase family protein, with amino-acid sequence MKQPDFFIVGAPKCGTTFLYSHLKNHPEIFMPERKELHHFGTDIYHPDFVRDTTTYLSFFQNAENERRIGEASVWYLYSKQAAREIKAFYPSAQIIIMLRNPVDMIYSLHSQYLYNGCEDIIDFEDALRKEDLRKKGLFLPKNAYPVEGLLYRETAKYTQQIKRYFEIFDKKAIQFIIFDDIKNNPQTSLQDTFRFLGVNEDISNDTKLINPNKRAKSVFLRNLLQNPPPFLLNMSRRLIPHAIRSRMRKGMWNFNIRYESRIPMRPELRKRLQDEFKPEIKQLSDMLGRDLNYWCAH; translated from the coding sequence ATGAAACAACCTGATTTTTTTATCGTGGGCGCACCAAAATGCGGGACGACATTTTTATATAGCCACCTTAAAAACCACCCTGAAATCTTCATGCCGGAGAGAAAGGAATTGCATCATTTCGGGACGGATATATATCATCCTGATTTTGTCAGAGACACAACAACCTATCTGTCTTTTTTTCAAAACGCGGAAAATGAAAGGAGAATAGGAGAGGCGTCCGTATGGTATCTTTATTCAAAACAGGCGGCGCGTGAGATAAAGGCTTTTTACCCTTCGGCGCAAATTATCATTATGCTTAGAAATCCCGTCGATATGATATACTCCTTACACAGTCAATACCTGTATAATGGATGCGAGGATATTATTGATTTTGAAGATGCCCTTAGAAAAGAGGATTTGAGGAAAAAAGGGTTATTCTTACCGAAAAACGCTTATCCTGTGGAAGGTCTTTTATATCGTGAAACGGCAAAATACACGCAACAGATAAAACGATATTTTGAAATATTTGATAAGAAAGCCATTCAATTCATTATTTTTGACGATATAAAGAATAATCCCCAAACATCCTTACAGGATACCTTCCGCTTTTTGGGGGTGAATGAAGATATCAGCAATGATACAAAATTGATTAACCCAAACAAACGCGCAAAAAGCGTTTTTTTAAGAAATTTACTGCAAAACCCCCCTCCCTTTTTACTGAATATGTCAAGAAGATTAATACCCCACGCAATTCGCAGCAGAATGAGAAAGGGCATGTGGAATTTCAATATCCGGTACGAATCCCGTATTCCCATGAGACCGGAATTACGAAAGAGATTGCAGGATGAATTTAAACCTGAAATCAAACAGTTGAGCGATATGCTGGGAAGAGATTTAAACTATTGGTGTGCACATTAA
- the mntA gene encoding type VII toxin-antitoxin system MntA family adenylyltransferase antitoxin: MNILMSKPEIDHIARKYNLLLVILYGSHASGRTCKESDIDIAVLGTRPITFENLIDLNNEFAEIFKVKEIDVKSLHNTNSLFRYQVMSKGVLLYGKSYDYNSFKSYAFRDYYDSQDLLRLKEVLIKKRLQNLGV, from the coding sequence ATGAACATTTTAATGTCAAAGCCTGAAATTGATCATATTGCCAGGAAATACAACCTCTTGTTAGTTATACTTTATGGTTCTCATGCAAGCGGGCGAACTTGTAAAGAAAGTGATATTGATATTGCTGTTTTGGGAACAAGACCCATCACCTTTGAAAATCTGATTGATTTGAATAACGAATTTGCTGAAATATTTAAAGTTAAGGAAATAGATGTAAAATCCCTTCATAATACCAATTCCCTGTTTCGTTATCAGGTAATGAGTAAAGGAGTTCTGCTTTACGGTAAGAGTTATGATTATAATTCTTTTAAATCCTATGCCTTCCGCGATTATTATGATAGCCAAGACCTTTTAAGGTTAAAAGAAGTGCTTATTAAGAAACGGCTGCAAAATTTAGGCGTTTAG
- a CDS encoding glycosyltransferase, with product MMHIGIVSTWLNRGQATVSRYLRSILDELGHKTFVLARPTRDNDALPKFIAKSDVWEQEGVAHASNFVIPLKEYKEWAVHNSLDLIFFDSNLQFKEIAALRAMGIKTIGRFIWESFGIQHLTGYKKIPLKPFMWKMAGRCLLSNSGIRPMKGAIDAYDIIYSLNKCECTRYADFGVDSPWVPWGCHPELLNSVSKKRGDAIYFYFPGGFQGGRKPIRKTVKAFTQVQNPNIRLIIKAQGERSNTEHIDDFTDKRIIHIKEDLSAKEYYDLFSSCHVCLAPSRWEGLGQHFYEAVSFGLPTITNNIPPHNEVIQDRYNGILVKSHKTGYTASGIPYFDPDVEDLTRAIAELSDPETVEAYARNTVASQKIFSWENTIKHAKDAFGL from the coding sequence ATGATGCATATCGGCATAGTCAGCACCTGGTTAAACAGAGGACAGGCTACTGTTTCACGTTATCTGCGCTCTATATTAGATGAACTTGGACACAAGACCTTTGTGCTTGCAAGGCCCACAAGGGATAATGACGCCCTGCCAAAATTCATTGCCAAATCAGATGTATGGGAACAGGAAGGCGTTGCCCATGCCTCTAATTTTGTAATCCCCTTAAAAGAATACAAAGAATGGGCTGTTCACAATTCACTCGATCTGATATTCTTTGATTCAAATTTGCAATTTAAGGAAATTGCGGCGTTACGCGCAATGGGGATAAAGACCATCGGAAGATTTATCTGGGAAAGTTTCGGGATACAACACCTAACCGGTTATAAAAAAATACCGTTGAAACCATTTATGTGGAAAATGGCAGGAAGGTGTTTATTAAGTAATTCAGGCATACGCCCCATGAAAGGCGCCATCGACGCATATGACATAATTTATTCTTTAAACAAATGCGAATGCACACGATACGCCGACTTTGGCGTTGACAGCCCGTGGGTGCCGTGGGGATGCCATCCGGAACTTCTTAATTCCGTGTCGAAAAAACGGGGAGACGCCATTTATTTTTATTTTCCTGGCGGCTTTCAGGGCGGCAGAAAGCCCATACGAAAAACAGTCAAGGCCTTTACACAAGTACAAAATCCCAATATAAGGCTCATTATCAAGGCGCAGGGGGAGCGGTCAAATACGGAACATATTGATGATTTTACTGATAAAAGAATTATACACATTAAAGAAGATTTATCCGCAAAGGAATATTATGATTTGTTTTCATCATGCCATGTGTGCCTCGCACCAAGCAGGTGGGAAGGGTTAGGACAGCATTTTTATGAGGCAGTCTCTTTCGGATTACCCACAATCACCAACAACATCCCGCCCCATAATGAGGTGATACAAGACCGGTATAATGGCATCCTCGTTAAATCACACAAGACAGGCTACACCGCTTCCGGTATTCCCTACTTTGACCCTGATGTTGAAGACCTTACACGTGCAATAGCGGAATTATCCGATCCGGAAACGGTCGAAGCATATGCAAGAAATACGGTGGCCTCACAAAAAATCTTTTCATGGGAAAATACGATAAAACATGCAAAAGACGCCTTTGGCCTGTAA
- a CDS encoding glycosyltransferase, with protein MSRYLRSVFDNLGHHTFVLARPTSDTDDLPNFISTADVWNQGDVTRASRFFIPLEEYLSWIEKNAIQIIFFDENNEYDKIKYLRSKGIKTFGRFVWEGFGEKHAKGLKTILRTRDMKAFCRYMRECFTNKDVIGAKEAFDIVYSLTKCEQARYKDFGIDSPWIQWGCHPELLAVKPQKREDAIYFFFPGGFQGARKPMRKTVEAFMKVKNPDIRLIIKAQGTRTTTENIEDFPDTRLIKIVKDLPAKEYYNLFSSCHVCLAPSRWEGLGQHFYETISFGLPTITNNIPPHNEVIEDGKNGLLVKSVKIGYKQSGIPIYDPDVDDLARAIEELSDVNKITELSNNTIQLQKKYSWNTTTEHIKKTFRL; from the coding sequence GTGTCCCGTTATCTCAGGTCTGTTTTTGACAATTTGGGACATCACACATTCGTACTTGCCCGCCCCACAAGCGATACCGATGATTTGCCCAATTTTATCTCTACGGCTGACGTATGGAACCAGGGGGACGTTACCAGGGCGTCTCGTTTTTTCATCCCCTTAGAAGAATATCTCTCCTGGATAGAAAAAAATGCCATCCAGATCATTTTTTTTGATGAAAACAATGAGTATGACAAGATTAAATATCTGCGGTCAAAGGGCATTAAAACCTTTGGCCGTTTCGTCTGGGAAGGTTTTGGAGAAAAACATGCAAAAGGCCTTAAAACAATCCTTCGGACAAGGGATATGAAGGCTTTTTGCCGGTATATGCGGGAGTGCTTTACCAACAAGGACGTCATTGGTGCAAAGGAGGCATTTGATATCGTCTATTCTCTCACAAAATGTGAACAGGCGCGATACAAAGACTTTGGGATTGACAGCCCCTGGATCCAATGGGGCTGCCATCCGGAACTACTTGCAGTAAAACCGCAAAAACGTGAAGATGCTATTTATTTTTTCTTTCCGGGCGGTTTTCAGGGGGCGAGAAAACCGATGAGAAAGACGGTTGAAGCCTTTATGAAGGTAAAAAATCCTGACATTCGCCTGATTATTAAAGCACAGGGAACAAGGACAACGACCGAGAATATTGAAGACTTCCCGGATACACGACTCATAAAAATAGTGAAAGACCTGCCCGCAAAGGAATATTATAATTTATTCTCCTCCTGTCATGTATGTTTGGCGCCAAGCAGATGGGAAGGTTTAGGGCAACATTTTTATGAAACAATCTCCTTCGGATTGCCCACAATCACCAATAACATCCCCCCTCACAATGAAGTCATTGAAGACGGAAAGAATGGGCTGCTTGTAAAATCGGTAAAAATTGGTTATAAACAATCGGGAATACCCATCTACGACCCTGATGTGGATGACCTTGCAAGGGCAATAGAGGAACTGTCTGACGTAAATAAAATAACGGAACTCTCAAACAATACGATACAATTGCAAAAAAAATATTCATGGAATACCACCACCGAACATATAAAAAAGACTTTTAGATTATAA
- a CDS encoding sulfotransferase, which produces MQKKPFIYIASLRRTGGTVLSEALTMLPYSFILREPNLGKNKFRIQENDYTLFLQLGIDLKAFKQKYMDEEDNSLINALKSQIMPNLAPHIHQLGVKEIHHRGWQNYYRVFEDIRFILTARDPRDIYVSLYYRKKQGKGSWKKELTPETLSTHLNNEFNRQLEMAEQANCIKVKYEELCTNTEIYQKIKTFLESEIPDTGDIGSFNAANVKRKDEYELHGNIITDKRVHRWQQEPDKRLVAEATKIIDLMPHYCDFWGYKK; this is translated from the coding sequence ATGCAAAAAAAACCCTTTATTTACATCGCCTCACTAAGAAGAACAGGCGGCACTGTACTCAGCGAGGCATTAACCATGCTGCCTTATTCTTTTATTCTTCGGGAACCGAATTTGGGGAAAAACAAATTCCGCATACAGGAAAATGATTATACATTGTTTTTACAATTGGGGATTGATCTCAAGGCATTTAAACAAAAATATATGGATGAAGAAGATAATTCCCTTATCAATGCCTTGAAAAGCCAAATAATGCCAAACCTTGCCCCTCACATCCATCAGTTGGGAGTAAAAGAAATCCATCACCGCGGCTGGCAAAATTATTATCGGGTATTTGAAGATATACGGTTTATCCTGACGGCAAGAGACCCACGGGATATATATGTTTCCCTTTATTACCGGAAAAAACAGGGGAAGGGAAGCTGGAAAAAAGAATTAACGCCGGAAACATTATCGACACACCTTAACAATGAGTTTAACAGACAATTGGAAATGGCTGAACAGGCAAACTGCATAAAGGTAAAATATGAAGAATTATGTACAAATACAGAAATATATCAAAAAATAAAGACCTTCCTGGAAAGTGAAATCCCAGATACCGGAGACATCGGGAGTTTTAATGCGGCAAACGTTAAACGGAAGGATGAATATGAACTGCATGGCAACATCATCACTGACAAAAGGGTACATCGCTGGCAGCAGGAGCCGGATAAAAGGTTAGTTGCCGAGGCAACCAAAATTATCGACTTAATGCCGCACTACTGCGATTTCTGGGGATATAAAAAATAA
- a CDS encoding ABC transporter ATP-binding protein, protein MKTFDQYRLVLKWLIGDSIWRFRKESFLILFTNFIGVSFQVWTIGLAIYYAKAMQSGSTIKLLHYEFNARTSNVFLILCGLSILFSLLIAAWAIYFSNSNGLKLRRKYEEFCTKRIFLHFGSGFKIGTSLEQDFSNDKIIVRLARRDSRFCSRALWMILDTIIPLVTFMVAIATLLYINTLLTLLNFTLMGISAIFLYKVSVYAARNSSSLEKFAKGTSREYLKIIQRQKTLHVSAHENEQWLGKTLFSSGAIKKFHDAYEGRLRSLEYSQLISNIVFALAIFLILLIMGRSIISEGKGWGELIVYLIALRFMLTNMRQVNRKATGINRLYPQIRRYFQFLCATVITPKTGAVPPASYIIVPTTTHPAIEGSLEYGELKAGSRMGLLSTVTLNRYTLGFLTDCILGHSVEKTKTALESMWFVTADYEFLPNRSLRESLGFSEKYTTDNLQKDLTKMGLWDKYNAQMPDNLDTSLSPDIWRRIDPCLKFSLALLNALQSNCQWIMIAEKGLRTLPDSAGNYMLNHCSDKITTIVFFEDYVAAGNYGEEVIAAMGHGEIIGLGSIEWFRRNQDAIKEIQMPEYNRTTEKGADDFDLDDDLDDDDF, encoded by the coding sequence ATGAAAACCTTCGATCAGTACCGTTTGGTGCTTAAATGGCTAATAGGAGATTCTATCTGGCGGTTCAGGAAAGAATCATTCCTCATCCTTTTTACCAATTTTATCGGGGTATCATTTCAGGTATGGACTATTGGCCTTGCAATTTATTACGCCAAGGCTATGCAAAGCGGCAGCACCATAAAACTCCTCCACTATGAATTCAATGCACGAACATCTAATGTATTTCTTATTTTATGCGGATTATCAATCCTGTTCTCGCTGTTGATCGCCGCATGGGCTATTTATTTTTCAAACTCTAATGGCTTAAAACTAAGGAGAAAATACGAAGAATTTTGTACAAAGAGAATATTTCTGCACTTCGGCTCAGGCTTTAAAATCGGAACATCCCTTGAGCAGGATTTCAGCAACGACAAAATTATCGTGCGGCTGGCAAGAAGGGATTCAAGGTTCTGCAGCAGGGCATTATGGATGATACTTGATACGATCATACCTTTGGTCACTTTCATGGTCGCCATTGCTACATTATTATACATCAACACGCTTTTAACACTTTTAAACTTTACCCTTATGGGCATTTCTGCCATATTTCTTTATAAAGTAAGTGTTTATGCGGCGAGAAATTCGTCATCACTGGAAAAATTCGCAAAAGGAACAAGCAGGGAATATTTAAAAATTATTCAGCGGCAAAAGACATTGCACGTCTCAGCGCATGAAAACGAACAATGGCTGGGGAAAACCCTTTTTTCCTCCGGGGCAATAAAGAAATTTCACGATGCCTATGAGGGAAGGTTGAGATCCCTGGAGTATAGCCAGTTAATCAGCAACATTGTCTTCGCACTGGCGATTTTTTTAATATTGCTCATCATGGGCAGATCTATTATTTCTGAAGGCAAAGGGTGGGGCGAATTAATTGTCTATTTAATAGCGCTGCGCTTTATGTTGACAAATATGCGGCAGGTAAACAGAAAGGCAACCGGTATCAACCGCCTTTATCCGCAAATCAGAAGATATTTCCAGTTTCTCTGCGCTACAGTCATTACCCCAAAGACAGGGGCAGTTCCACCGGCAAGCTATATCATTGTCCCAACAACTACTCATCCTGCAATAGAAGGTTCTCTTGAATACGGGGAGCTAAAGGCAGGAAGCCGTATGGGACTCCTGAGCACAGTTACATTAAATCGTTATACATTGGGATTTTTGACCGATTGCATACTCGGGCATTCTGTGGAGAAGACAAAAACCGCCCTTGAATCCATGTGGTTTGTAACTGCGGATTATGAATTTCTCCCGAACCGTTCTTTACGGGAATCCCTGGGTTTCTCAGAAAAATACACCACCGATAATTTACAAAAAGATTTAACAAAAATGGGCCTGTGGGATAAATACAACGCACAGATGCCTGACAACTTGGATACATCTTTATCGCCTGATATTTGGAGAAGGATAGACCCGTGCCTGAAATTTTCGCTGGCATTACTTAATGCGCTGCAATCAAATTGTCAGTGGATAATGATTGCGGAAAAGGGGTTAAGAACCTTGCCGGATAGCGCAGGAAATTATATGCTTAACCACTGTTCCGATAAAATAACAACAATCGTCTTCTTTGAAGACTATGTCGCTGCAGGCAATTACGGGGAAGAGGTTATAGCGGCAATGGGGCATGGCGAAATTATAGGTTTGGGGTCAATAGAATGGTTTAGAAGGAATCAGGACGCCATCAAAGAAATACAAATGCCGGAATATAACAGAACCACTGAAAAAGGAGCCGATGACTTCGACCTTGATGACGACCTGGACGATGATGATTTTTAA
- the hepT gene encoding type VII toxin-antitoxin system HepT family RNase toxin, which yields MIDKEFLKEKLNLITRDLERLKIFYDFTISQIAEDFIKYAALKNILMEIIGRAIDINEHLISELARPDMEAPKTYRDTFLLLADLNVLQRDFAEEISKSAGFRNAIVHEYNNLDKSIIYKTVGDAINQYAKYCNYILKFILKTS from the coding sequence ATGATTGATAAAGAATTTTTAAAAGAAAAACTGAATTTAATTACCCGTGATTTGGAAAGATTAAAGATATTCTATGATTTTACAATTAGCCAGATTGCGGAAGATTTTATAAAGTATGCGGCGCTAAAAAATATCTTAATGGAGATCATTGGCAGGGCTATCGATATTAATGAGCACCTTATTTCTGAATTGGCCAGACCGGATATGGAAGCGCCAAAGACATATAGAGACACATTCTTACTCCTTGCTGACTTGAATGTTTTGCAGAGGGATTTTGCCGAAGAAATCTCGAAAAGCGCCGGATTTAGAAATGCAATTGTTCATGAATATAACAATTTAGATAAAAGTATTATCTATAAAACAGTCGGAGATGCTATAAATCAATATGCAAAATATTGCAATTATATTTTGAAATTCATATTAAAAACCTCTTGA